Part of the Vitis vinifera cultivar Pinot Noir 40024 chromosome 13, ASM3070453v1 genome is shown below.
TAGAAATTACTAGTCCATTCTCTTTGacaattttttgaaagatttttaTATGCTTGAAGTGTTGAtcaatagaatttaaaaatataagaacatcatcaatatatacaatgGTAAAGCTTGTATAGGGATTGAAAATGTTATTAACCATTATCTTAACAATGAAgtctttttttaatcattttgataattacaatGCTTGATAACATCATATTACTTTAGAGGTCTAAGTTAGATGACCCATTAAAATACGTCATGTTTGGGGTGGAATATTATGTCAacgattttaaaaagaaatatatcatATGACAAAAGAGtgggttttgaaaatttcacTCATTAACAAGAGAttctaaaaaggaattttaaaattttatcaaatgtctAAGGTTCTAAGAAAGCAATTCCAAACATTAAGAAGTACTACTTATGACCTCTTTCAAAATCAAATGCGTAATGTAAAGTTGGACAACGTTTGTGAACATATTTAGGAGTCAACTCAGAAGTTTAGGATAGAAGAGTCAACTTAGAAGGATGTAAGATTTAAATATTGACGTGGGCACGCATGACATATACACttcaatgaaaggaaaaaaagaaaaaaaagaaaaaaggaaaaaaaagaaaagaaaaagaaaaacccacttcaaatcaattaaaacacaaatattttttataatatatattttttaaattttatattatatttggtgtaaaaaacattttctagtttttattttctaaaaattattttattttatcttttttttattaattatttaagaaaataaaatttataaaatcttacttgattttgagtttttattaatgtaaaaaatggtttagaaaatataactaaaattttatataatacacATGTTATTAtataaagtatattattatattacatttatttattattctttttatttttagaaataccTTTATAGCTTCTCactattataaaattaaaatatcaaggACACAAACTTTTAGCTTTAACAACacataatatgatttatatagTTTCTGACTATgagataaaacaaataaaaattatgataataaaagtgaaatataatgacatatcatttttcatatatCTTTGTATCCCCAAAGCATCATGTGATGAgtggagaagaaaagaaaattggatGAGAGCATTTATCTTTATTAACTCATAAATCCTTATTTATAGGCTCTACTCATCAAGCTTCGGAATGGATGAAGTTTTAATCAATTCCCATACATGGAAGCATGCAAGCGTGGTTTTGCATGAGCATGGAGAGGCTTGGCTAGAAAGAGGTCGTTCATTGATTCTGTGAGGTCAATTTGGTCCTGGTTCGGTGGCACACTCCACGAAAAACATTGAAGGAGTCTCGCCAAGAGTGTAACTGTCAAGGCTGTCCCTAAGGCAGTTCCAGGACACCCGCGTCTCCCAGTACTAAATGAAATGAACCGAAGCTCAGGCTCAGCTAAATCCACCACTTCATCATTCATATGCCGCTCTGGTTTAAACTTTAATGGCTCTTCCCACACTCTAGGGTTCCGTCCAAGCCCTACCCGGCTCAGCAGGACATGGCTGCCTTTGGGGATGAAGTAGCCGGCCACAACAGCGTCCGCCATGGACACATGGGGCACGTTGAATGGTGCTATGGGGTGAAGCCGCAGAGCTTCCCTAGCACAGGCTTTAACATATTTGAGCTGCGCGATATCGGATTCTTGAACAAGTCTATCCTTTCCAACCACTCTATCGATTTCTTCTACGGCCTTCTGCATAATCTCGGGTTGATTGATCATTTCTGCCATTGCCCACTCAGCTGCATGCGCTGGATTATCCACTATTTCAATCATCAGTTCCTGCCAGATTGTATATAGTTAATATATATTGAACCCCAAAGAGAAGAACTTCAGAATATATATACGAAATTAAGATAACATATTAGAGCTAAATTCTCACTATGAGTTGGGCTTTGATCTCTTCTACTGATAGCAATGGTTTTCCCTTTGTGTCGCTGATTGTAATGAAAACATCGAGTATGTCCTCAACCTCCTTCTTCTCCCCATTTCTCCATTGTATTATTCTTTCATCCACAATCGGATCATGATGCTTGTTGATGATTCTCAAAGCCTCTTTTACCATCTTCTCATGGCCATCTAGGTCGAAGACTCTCAGGCATGGAAGGTAATCAGATGGAGAGAATACATATAGGTAAGCAAGCGTGGTAAAGAGGGAGTTTacgtgttcttcttcttcaagtcCAGGCCCTCCATCTTTCCTTCCTTCCCCAAAGTACCTTCTGCTGAACATCATCTTCCTAACCACATTTCCTGTGTATTGTCTGACTGTATTTCTCACATTCACAACCGATGATTCCGTAAAATTATGGCTAGTAATACTAGAGAACTTACACTGGTTATAAATGAAGCGGACAAGATTGTCGGCTTCTTCAGTTCTCTTCTGGAGGAGCCACATATGTCTTGCTGGCTTAAGCACCTCAGAAGTGATGATCcttctcatcttcttccacTGCTCTCCCCATGGCGAAAGGACTGTGGTCAGGAATCCTCTGCTCAAGTGATCGGACGTCATTGTAATAGGTCTGGATGCAAACACTGCATCATGTTTCTTCAAAAACTCCCTGGCAATCTCAGGCGAAATCACGGGAATGACATGGACATTGCCCAGTTTGATGCATGCAATCTCAGTGTTGAGTTCCTCCAAAAGTCCAAGTATCCACCGGAATACCGGCTTTTTTGTGAATAATTCAGGCAGGTTCCCAACTAATGGCCATGGAGTTGGGCCAGGAGGGAGCAGTGGCATTGGCTTGGtgattagggttttgggtttgagTTTGTAGAGGATAAGAAAAgcgaaaaagaaaaggaaaaggagcaAGAGGATGAATGGTAAATGAAGATGAAGTGAAACGAGCTTCAAGGTTTCAGAATTATGAGAGAGCAGGAAGAGGAATGAATTTGGAAATGAAGAAGACATGGTTGAGTTGCAGCTGCTACCCATCATCATTTGTCTCTTGCTGATCTTCAGTACTAGGATGCATGAGAAACCTCCCATACATTTGCTCTCTCTTTATAGGCAAATGGACTTTCACTATACAGGCCTTTCATACTTCCCATCAATGGTAGGATTACTCCTCTTGTACGGTCAAAATCATGTTAGATTTTGGTCCAACAGACAGGGGTGGCATGGTCTGGTAGGATAAATTGGTATAATATTTAGGGAAATACGGTCGACCCATATCCAAACAATTGAATTTGATAATGTAATCTCTTGTCAGTGATCTTAAGAGGATAAAATTTGTTCtaacccaataaaaaaaatgcctCCATTTTGTGACACATGGTAAATGTGAAGGTGCAGAACCATATAGTTTGGATCCCTCCTAATCCTAATCCTAAGCcccattaaaaaaatcccaCCACTTTTTTGGACACATacaacaaattattattattttcttccaaGTGGCGTACGTTGATTTTAGGGAGGAAACTTTTTATGAAAAGACCATTGTCTCTCCATGAAAAGAAAAACGTTTTAATTAATCTCTTACTATTACTTGcaataaaaatgtgataaattatcatcaattattactattactattacaaGTCCATTGGATGGCAATAAATATGTTGTCACACATCGAGTGAAAACGACTCATGTAGTTTAAAAAatagcaatttttaaaaataattttaaaaaatagttttcaattattttcaaaaataaaattttattttaaaactcaaacataaattaatataattttctcaatttattcttACCCCGAATATAAacatttttgaaatatttttaattttctaatctTAATGCATAAAACCTATGAAAAATAGCttaaaacatcttatttttttttaaattaatctattttcataacaaatttgaaaaaattaatttcaattaaacttttgcaaacataatttttaaatttgaaaacatttttctattcaTACTAAATACACCCATAACTTTTACTTTAGTTGTTTTAAAAGGTGTTGTCaattaaatcaaaaaataagattttccttctctttttgataatttttttgctttttcaagGTCTTTGAGAAATAGCTTTTTGTGTCAACATTTTCCAATCTTCTCTAGACTCTAGCATTCATAGAGCTAATAGAAGAAATTTATTATCCATCACCTAATAATTgagtttgtttaattttattcaatttgataattaaaaaaatttatcataaagtttaaatattgtGTGTTAAAATATCGAGTTTTCTTTATAATTCtcgataattttatttttattcatattagaTCAAGAAGCTTTTTATATAGTGAGTTACTCTCCACTAAAAGATTCGATGTTATCGttggaataattaaaaaaaaaaaaaaaagcgtaAGCCTAAAAAGATTTGTTTCGTGAAGggattaaaatgttaaaatgaaCCATATTAATAGCGCCCATTCAACCCTACCCCCACCCTCGATGTTGGCCTTTTGGACAAGACGTTTTTtcattgaatttataaaaatctgcGGGGCCATGTTTTGACACACAATAAGGGTGGAGGATCAAAAGCCAGGAGTCTGGATCCCTCCTACTCAAAAGTTCAAGCCATGTGGGTCATGTTGTGAGACAGACGGTTGAAGAAGCagaatttcatatttaaaaattaattaattaattaattaattaattaattttacataTGATCCcactacaaaaatatttatcacATGATAATTGCGTGGTTCAAcgtagaaaatgaaaatcacaaCACGGAAGTGACACGTTTGGAAGTTTGAAGGTTTGAATGAAACTTATGTAGATGATATGTAAACATGGTCTCAATCCATTGAACTTCTTAAGaaccatttaattaatttaaaatttataaatgtattaTTTAGTTGATTTAAATTTGaagttcaatttaattatagaatatttttagtatttataataatatatgacattttatttatctattatttgattttttttaattaaatgacattaataatcatttttttattttttaaaattataaaaatataagttgaGAAATTcatataagttaaatgagtcATATCATACACGGATCAATTTCACATGGTTAATTAAACATGTTaaacatatcatatataagtttATATAAGTTAGGTCATaaatggattattttaaaatcattacgtAAACAAGTTATATAATGTTGTAAAGTgtttcaaattcttaattagcataaattcatttttgcaaagattattgtataaaatattttctaagtcgatatgatattataacaatagttttttttctttttatagaatAAGCAGAaagatattaggaatatctTTCTATATATTATAAGTGATGAGTGGAAAAGTCATTAAATAGAGATAAGGTTGTAAAGGCTATACGTGATTGATAGAGGCGTTCAATGGAGGTAGATGAGCTGTggttaaaaatacaaatataaggAATGAGAAAATATGAGATGTTTTGAAAATTCAATAATTACATTTAGTTTTTATCTTATGTAATATCGTCTATGATATAGtcgaattattttctttcatttatcgATATAAATATGGTTAGTCGAATCATGTTAAAATTACATGTATTTTAAtgtaaatgatttatttttgtgtttttgagttaacattgtttgcattaaaACTTTCATTTGCAcaacaaataaatcataaatGGGTCAACTTGCTAAATGGGTTAGATGGATTGATTCGAGTTTAAATGGGTTATAAAAATTGACATGGCTAAATAGGATGAAGGATGAGAAAAGCGAAAACGAGCAAGAGAAAATGGACAGTAAATGCAGATGAATTCGAAGTAAAGCAAGCTCTAAGGTTTCAGAATTACGAGAGACCTCCCATACATTTGCTCTCTCATTAGGCAAATGAACTTCCACATGCATGCAGACCTCCCACTTTCCACATGCAATAATTCTCGTCATGAACACGACAACTTCTTTTGGACCCCCCAAGATGTTGGGTTTTGGTACAATTCACGTAGTGCAATTATAGAAAACACCTGTAAAATTTTGGGTTGATTTcatttacatttaaaatttagGATTAATTTCATCCACATcccaataattttaaaatttttatattttaataaatattttttaaaaataaaaagacaactTAATTTTTGTGGTGAGGACAGGCCCAATTTTGtggacaaaaaaaatatttgtacatGTGACCTCTACTTTAAAGATACCTATTAGTGAATGAACTTATAATATTCAATAAATGAAACAagagtttcatcaaaataaatattcatagaAAAATATCATTCAAATCTTGCATCTACAAGGTTTAATAAATGTTTATTATAAAAAGAGAGttaaaatcaatagaaaattaCTAATCACTATTGAAAACCCAACTTAATAAGTTATATATACTAGCAATgacaataaatataatataatagaaaaaatatatatgtacaaaagaatttaaagttatatattttttaaacctCTCGTATATTTGATTTCGTTTGTGTGAAATaattaataagtaaaataaataaaatccataATCCATGATcgaattaataatttatattcaacATATTATGAtctaaatatgtaaaaattaatttatagatcaaaattttgaatgtgGGTGTACTATCTTTGTATTTGTTGGTACACTATACACCTATTTAACAACATGAAAgactttttttcatttaattaaattcagattaaattaaaaaatcaagtcattttttaaacaaaactcACCGTGGCAAAAGTAGAATCTCAAAGACCCTTAATTTGCCACCAAGTAATAATTCAAATTgctcaaaaatagaaatttatattttttttagtcaaatcctataaaaagtttatatatttttcctaGTCGGAATTTCTATTTAGTTAAGTATAAGTATATATAAATAGAAGATTatgtaatatttgaataaaaaagagtggtgaaatgtaataaaatttttaattcttcctAATTTCATATTCTTTGTAATAATTGTTTATGTTTATCTAACAACACTATTACTCCAATAAATTGGAaacaaaatcatacaaaaaaatggtaagtgGAATGTATTTATTTCACGTCCTTCGACTCAATAAAGACAATTGTAACGATTGGAATATAAAGATAAGGGTTTTGCTTAGTTCACAAAGACACATGAAAGTTTATAGAGAAAGACCACAAAAAGTCATAAGATGAAACCACTATATCTCCaaatcaaaaacaattttttaaaagatataaggaaggaaaacaaaaacgCATTTACCATTTTCTATCAAATAAggaatgaaaatagttttcaaaagatTTTAAGTACAATTACTTCCAAAGAATTTTAGAAGATAAGGTATGAAAAGTTTGTATTCAAGCTCTCAGTGGAGAATACGAGaagtttttcataaaatttcaaattagtggTTGTGTGGATTCTTTGAGGTCAATTTGCTCGTGGTTGTGTGGCGCACTCCATGAAAAACCTTGAAGAAGCCTTGCCAAGAGTGTAACTGTCAATGTTGTCCCTAGGGCAGTTCCAAAGCACCATTGTCTCTTAGCACTAAATGAAATGAATCGAACCTCAGGCTCAGCTAAATCCAACACATCATCATTCATATGCCGCTCTGGTTTGAACCTTAATGGCTCTTCCCAAACTTTAGGGTTTCGCCCAAGCCCTACCTGGTTCAGTAGGACATGACTGCCTTTAGGGATGAAGTAGCCGGCTACAATAGCATCCACCATGGACAGATGGGGGTCATTGAATGATGACATGGGGTGAAGACGCATAGCTTCCCTTCCACATGCCTTAACATATTTGAGCTGCATAATATCGAATTCTTTAACAAGTCTCTCCTTTCCAACCACTCTATCGATTTCTTCCATGACCTTCTGCATAATCTCGGGTTAATTGATCATTTTGACCTGGTAGACAATACCTAGTTGATCAACAAGAAGAAGACTCAAGTCACAAACCAAGATCAACTACAACAAACCAAAGTCTGTTAAGAATTCCTTGAAATAGGAGGTTAGTTAGTTAGGTTGTtgtcaatataaatataaaaaaatcaatgtacaagtacttgatatttttttctaatacaataagaaatattcattttctGCAACCTAGTTTCTAAAACtttcatggtattagagctttgGTATTTTCTTGACaagactttttcttcttcatatcAGTTTCAGTTTTTCTTAGACAACCTCCATTCTATTCATGATGAGTTCAACATAGTCATTAGGGTTACAAGCTAGTACTTTACCTTCATTCACTGGTGTTACTCAAACAATGCAGATACTGAATCATGCAATATCGATCAaacttgataaaaataattacgtTCTTTGGAGAACACAAATGAAGAATGTTATCTTTGCCAGTGGCTTTGAAGATCATATTGAGGGTCTGAAAATTTGTCCACCTCAGATAACAAGTTCTGGAGAAACAAacccatattttattttgtggcGACGATTCGATAGCATGATTCTCAGTTGGATCTACTCCTCACTTATTCCTAAAATGATGGTCCAAATAGTTGCCTATCAATCCTCTCATGTAGCCTTGTTTGCTTTAGAATGAATCTTTTTAGCTTCCTCAAGGGCTAGGGTGATGCAACTACGCCTAGAGTTCCAAACCACAAGAAAAGGGTCATTGACAATGATGGAATATATTCTTAAACTAAAGAGTTTGGAGGATAATTTGGCGGCCATTGGAGAACCTGTGACTGATAGAGATCAGATTCTCCAACTTCTTGGAGGTCTTGGGGTAGACTACAACTCGATAGTAGCCTCTTTTAAAATACGTGAAGATGATATGTCTCTCCATTCTGTACACAACATTTTACTCACCCATGAACAACGACTTGGCTTTCAGAATTTAGTTACAGAAGATAACATCATCTCTACTAATCTTGCTACACCACAATATCAacattttaacaataaaatatcATCCAACAGAAATCTCTCCGGTCAAAATAGGTAGTCTGGGTTCAACATAAGAAGAGATACAAATGGTAGGTGCTCACAATCATCTCAGAATCGACCATAGTGCCAGCTTTGGCCATACTATGGTTCGTTGCTACCACAAATTTGATATTAACTTCCAAGGCTACAACCTTAATATGGACACTGTTCAAACCAATAAACCAAATGATAAGAATCCAGTGCAAGCTATGATGGCATCTCCTTCCACCATATCTGATGAGACATGGTTTTTTGACACTAGTGCTATACATCACCTACCACAAAGTGTTGATACACTCTCAAATGTACGACCATACATGGGTAATGATAAGGTGATCGTTGGGAATGGTAAGCACCTTCGTATTTTACATACAAACACTACCTTATTTGATTCCTCTTCTAAAACCTTTCAGCCAAGACAAGTACTTCACGTTTCTTATATTGCTACTAATCTCATTAGTGTCTCACATTTTTGTGTCGATAATAATACTTTCTTTGAGTTTCATCCTCGGTTATTTTTTGTCAAAGATCAGGTCACCAAGAAGATACTTTTTCAATGACGTCTTGAACATGGCTTATATAGATTCCTTGCCAAATTTGTGTCttcacttgcaacttttgtttCTTCTAGCTATAACAGGTCTTCCAATCTTTCTTTAACAACCACAATTACACTTTGGCATTCTCATCCTCTATTTGAAACACATTCTTACCTTTTGTAATATTTCACATCAATGCTATAAAAACAATGTCAGTTATGCTTGTTAATTTGCAAAAAGTcataaattgattttcaatgtGTCTGTTTCTAGAGCTTATAATCATCTAGCTTTAATTCATACTAATCTTTTGGGCTCTGCTTCCATTCCATCCACAACTGGTGTACGCTACTTTATCTTGTTTGTTGATGATTTCTCTCATTTCCCTTGGATTTCTCCATTACACAACAAAGATCAAGCATTATTtgtattcataaaattaaaaaaactagtTGAAAATCGGTTTAATTCTCGAATATAATGTTTACGGTCTGATAATGGTGGtgaatttaaatcattttcttcatatcTTGCTACACATGGTATTGTAAGTCAGTTTTCTTGTCCATACACACCTGAACAAAATGGCCGAGCAGAGCGTAAATTATGACAAATAATTGACACTAGTCTTGCTCTATTAGCCACTACATTTTTACCTTTCAAGTTTTGGCTATATGCATTTCATATAACTATTTTCCTTATTAATCGGCTACCTATTAAGGCTGTCAATTATCAAtcttcctttcaatttttttttttttggcaaatcaCCAAATTATCACATCCTTAAAATTTTCGGTTGCTTATGCTACCCTTATATTCAAccatacaataaaaataaactctCCTATCGCTTTAATTGATGCGTCTTCCTTGGATATAGTTCCGATCACAAAGAATATATGTGTCTTAACCCCCTATTAGGTCGTCTCTATGTTACTAGACAGTGTTCCCATTTCAGTCTACTCCTGATCAATCCTCATCTATGCTTCTCATCCCTTCTCCAACCCTTCTTTCTTGCTTATCTTCTCCCATGTCTTCACTACATTCACATACAACTCTTTCCACCTCAAACCCAACGTTAACTAATATGCCTTCCTCCACTACTTCTTTACCAGACTTGATACGAGTTCTTTTTGTTGACATCTCCACCTCTAAACCTCAATTTATTAATCAGCATCCCATGGTCACCCGTGCAAAGAATGGCATCAGCCAGAAGAAGGCCTActtataattttgtatttttgaacCCACTACATTTACATAGGCTGTTAAAGATTCAAATTGGATTCTTGCCATGGAAAAAGAGTTTTCTATTCTCCAAAGAAACAACACATGACATCTTGTTCCACCGTCCTCCAAtagcaata
Proteins encoded:
- the LOC100263812 gene encoding tryptophan N-monooxygenase CYP79A68, whose translation is MSSSFPNSFLFLLSHNSETLKLVSLHLHLPFILLLLFLFFFAFLILYKLKPKTLITKPMPLLPPGPTPWPLVGNLPELFTKKPVFRWILGLLEELNTEIACIKLGNVHVIPVISPEIAREFLKKHDAVFASRPITMTSDHLSRGFLTTVLSPWGEQWKKMRRIITSEVLKPARHMWLLQKRTEEADNLVRFIYNQCKFSSITSHNFTESSVVNVRNTVRQYTGNVVRKMMFSRRYFGEGRKDGGPGLEEEEHVNSLFTTLAYLYVFSPSDYLPCLRVFDLDGHEKMVKEALRIINKHHDPIVDERIIQWRNGEKKEVEDILDVFITISDTKGKPLLSVEEIKAQLIELMIEIVDNPAHAAEWAMAEMINQPEIMQKAVEEIDRVVGKDRLVQESDIAQLKYVKACAREALRLHPIAPFNVPHVSMADAVVAGYFIPKGSHVLLSRVGLGRNPRVWEEPLKFKPERHMNDEVVDLAEPELRFISFSTGRRGCPGTALGTALTVTLLARLLQCFSWSVPPNQDQIDLTESMNDLFLAKPLHAHAKPRLHASMYGN
- the LOC100258660 gene encoding phenylalanine N-monooxygenase CYP79D16-like: MQKVMEEIDRVVGKERLVKEFDIMQLKYVKACGREAMRLHPMSSFNDPHLSMVDAIVAGYFIPKGSHVLLNQVGLGRNPKVWEEPLRFKPERHMNDDVLDLAEPEVRFISFSAKRQWCFGTALGTTLTVTLLARLLQGFSWSAPHNHEQIDLKESTQPLI